GGCTGATCCGCCACCGGTACGTCTCGATCGACTGGCGCGCGCCCGAGTCCACGATGGCGGGACCGTCGTCGATCGGCTGAACTTCGCCCCGAGCAGGAGGTGGCGCCGGTGCCGTACCGCATCGTGCAGTGGACGACGGGCAACGTCGGCAAGCAGTCGGTGAAGGCGATCGTCGCGCACCCGGACCTGGAGCTCGTGGGGTGCTACGCGTGGTCGGCCGAGAAGGTCGGGCGGGACGCGGGTGAGCTGTGCGGCATCGCGCCGACCGGTGTGATCGCCACCGACGACGTCGACGCGCTGCTCGCGCTGAAGCCGGACTGCGTCGTCTACAACCCCATGTGGGTCGACGTCGACGAGATGGTGCGGATCCTCGAGGCCGGGGCGAACATGGTCAGCACGGCGGCGTTCCTCACCGGGCACTCGCTCGGTGACGGCCGCCGCCGGATCGCCGACGCGTGCGCGCGCGGCGGCTCGTCGGTGTTCGGCACGGGCATCAACCCCGGCTTCGCGAGCCTGCTCGCGATCGTGTGCGCCGGTGTGTGCGACCGCATCGACAAGGTCACGATCACGGAGTCGGCCGACACGACGGGCTACGACTCCCCTGCCACCGAGCTGCCCGTCGGCTTCGGCCGGCCCATCGACGATCCCGAGCTGCCGCGGATGACCGCGGCAGGCACCGCGGTGTTCGAGGACGCGGTCCGCGTGATCGGCGACGCGCTCGGCGTCGAGCTCGACGAGGTCGTGTGCGAAGCCGAGTACGCGCGCACGACCGAGGACCTGGACCTCGGTTCGTGGCGCATCGCGGCCGGGTGCGTCGCGGGTGTGGCCGCGTCGTGGCTCGGCAAGGTCGCCGGCCGCACGATCGTCGAGCTGCGCGTGCGGTGGCGGAAGGGGCAGACGCTCGACCCCGACTGGCCGATCGAGCTCGGGTACGTCGTCGAGATCGACGGCCGCCCGACGATCCGCACGAGGCTCGACATCCTCCCGCCACCCGACTTCCAGGCGACGACGTTCGCCGAGTTCATGGTGCTCGGGATGATCCTCACCGCGATGCCGGCGATCAACGCCATCCCCGCGGTCGTCGCCGCGCCGCCGGGCATCGTCACGTACACGGACGTGCCGCTGCCGCTCCCGAGAGGGCTGGTCCAGGGACTCGCCGGCTGATCACCGCAGCGGCGAGATCACCTCGTCGCCGAACATCGCGAGCGTCTCGGGTGGCGCGAAGTCGCAGAACCACGCGTACACGCGCTCGATGCCCCGCTCCGCGAGCCGCGTGTAGTGCTCGACGAGCTCCGCGCCCGTGCCGATCACGGGGTCGGCATAGCCGAAGCGGCGCTGCGCGAGCGCGGCGATCGCGTCGCGATCACCAACGCGCGGGACGAACGCCACCATCTCCTGGATCGACACGCGCGCGTCGCCGACGTGTGACCGCAGGTCGTCGAGCTCGTCGAGCTTGCCGACGTGGACGTTCCACCAGTCGGCGAACTCGCGCACGAGCGCGAGGGTCTTGCGTCCCGTCCCCCCGATGACGATCGGGATGCGCACGAGCGGGCGGGGTTGCTGCTGCGCACCGTGGAGCCGGTGGTAGCGGCCGTCGTAGTCGACGACGTCGCCCGTCCACAGCGCGCGCATCACCTCGAGCGTCTCGCGGAGCCGATCGACGCGCTCGCGTGCCTCGGTGGAGCCGATGCCGAACGCGGCGAGCTCGTCGGGGACCGAGCCCCAGCCGATGCCGAGCTCGAAGCGTCCACCGGACGCGTGGTCGATCGAGACGGCCTGCCGGGCGAGCACCGCCGGATGGCGGAACGCGTCACACAGCACGAGCGACCCGACGTGGATGCGCTCGGTGCACGCGGCGAGCACCGCGGTCGTGACGATCGCCTCGTACATCGGCCGGTCGGCCGCGAGCGGTGGCGTGAGATGGTCCATGCCCGCGATGCCGGTGAAGCCCGCGGTCTCCGCGGTGCGCGCACGCGTCACGAGGTCGTCGAACGAGAGCCGCATCTGCGGCAGGAAGAGATGGAACTCCATGACTGCCACTAGTCCTCCGGGGTGACACCCAGGTACTCGGCGAGGCGGCGGAGCAGCTGCGGGTCCATCGCCCGTTCGCGCAGCAGCATCTCCTGCATGATCACGCAGCCGAGCCGGCCGTCCTCGCCGCGCAACGAGCCGCCGTAGACGCCGCGCGCGCCGCCGGCCTTCATCGGCCAGAGCTCGAGCAGCATCCACTCGTCTGCCCGTACCGGTTCGTGGAACCAGACGGTGTGGTCGATGCTCGGGCCGCCCGCCGCGAGCCCCGGCACCTCGACCTGCCCGAAGCCCGAACCGAGGTCGGACACGTACGTGAGCGCGCAGACGTGCACGAACGGGTCGTCGGACAGGCGCGTCTTCGCGCGCACCCAGATGCGGTCCGAGTGGCGGACCTGTCCGTCCGCGATCCGCGTGGGCGTGACCTCGCGCACGTCGACGAGCAGCGGCGACGGGCGCGCCGGCAACGTGTCCGGTGGCGGCGCGCCACGGGTGTCGACCGCGTCGACCGTCGGTGCCTGCTCGGGCTCGTGGAACGACGCCAGCATCGAGAAGATCACCTCGCCGTTCTGCACCGCGC
Above is a window of Acidimicrobiia bacterium DNA encoding:
- a CDS encoding dihydrodipicolinate reductase, whose product is MPYRIVQWTTGNVGKQSVKAIVAHPDLELVGCYAWSAEKVGRDAGELCGIAPTGVIATDDVDALLALKPDCVVYNPMWVDVDEMVRILEAGANMVSTAAFLTGHSLGDGRRRIADACARGGSSVFGTGINPGFASLLAIVCAGVCDRIDKVTITESADTTGYDSPATELPVGFGRPIDDPELPRMTAAGTAVFEDAVRVIGDALGVELDEVVCEAEYARTTEDLDLGSWRIAAGCVAGVAASWLGKVAGRTIVELRVRWRKGQTLDPDWPIELGYVVEIDGRPTIRTRLDILPPPDFQATTFAEFMVLGMILTAMPAINAIPAVVAAPPGIVTYTDVPLPLPRGLVQGLAG
- a CDS encoding acyl-CoA thioesterase domain-containing protein, with the translated sequence MPPERDLATLLDLEQLDRDLFRGQNEDPARPQLYGGQVAAQALRAAGATVAPERMPHSLHGYFLRRGRSDIPVVFHVDRDRDGGSFSARHVRAVQNGEVIFSMLASFHEPEQAPTVDAVDTRGAPPPDTLPARPSPLLVDVREVTPTRIADGQVRHSDRIWVRAKTRLSDDPFVHVCALTYVSDLGSGFGQVEVPGLAAGGPSIDHTVWFHEPVRADEWMLLELWPMKAGGARGVYGGSLRGEDGRLGCVIMQEMLLRERAMDPQLLRRLAEYLGVTPED
- a CDS encoding LLM class flavin-dependent oxidoreductase produces the protein MEFHLFLPQMRLSFDDLVTRARTAETAGFTGIAGMDHLTPPLAADRPMYEAIVTTAVLAACTERIHVGSLVLCDAFRHPAVLARQAVSIDHASGGRFELGIGWGSVPDELAAFGIGSTEARERVDRLRETLEVMRALWTGDVVDYDGRYHRLHGAQQQPRPLVRIPIVIGGTGRKTLALVREFADWWNVHVGKLDELDDLRSHVGDARVSIQEMVAFVPRVGDRDAIAALAQRRFGYADPVIGTGAELVEHYTRLAERGIERVYAWFCDFAPPETLAMFGDEVISPLR